From the Perca flavescens isolate YP-PL-M2 chromosome 21, PFLA_1.0, whole genome shotgun sequence genome, one window contains:
- the LOC114548357 gene encoding serine protease 27 has translation MGGAQFRYCQTRHLNSDKLEPCSHTMTSRKWMCVLTLASLLSAESHAQLNVCGTAPVNTRIVGGKDATAGSWPWQVSLQGFGSHVCGGSLINREWVMSAAHCFSSTSRSGWQVSLGRRNLQGNNPNAVSRTVARIILHPNYDRNTNNNDIALLKLSSPVTFTTYIRPVCLAASDSVFNSGTNSWVTGWGKLKEGVSLPFPKTLQEVKVPVLGNRQCNCLNGVGTITDNMICAGVLAGGKDSCQGDSGGPMVNQQGSVWVQSGIVSFGFGCARPNLPGVYTRVSRYQSWINSLIGSDKPGFVQVTSRGLDADSSYTCPGLPAAPTTSPMTGPSTAFQSVNSPARGSGRLSAV, from the exons ATGGGAGGGGCACAATTCAGGTATTGTCAAACCAGGCATTTAAACAGTGACAAACTGGAACCGTGCAGTCACACAATGACTTCGAGGAAGTGGATGTGCGTTTTGACTCTGGCGAGCCTTTTATCTGCAG AATCACATGCTCAGCTTAATG TATGTGGCACTGCTCCCGTCAACACCAGGATAGTTGGAGGTAAAGACGCTACAGCTGGAAGTTGGCCCTGGCAGGTTAGTCTGCAGGGATTTGGCAGCCATGTTTGTGGTGGTTCCCTCATCAACAGAGAGTGGGTGATGTCTGCTGCTCACTGCTTCTCCAG TACAAGTAGGTCTGGATGGCAGGTTTCTCTCGGTCGTCGGAACTTGCAGGGCAATAACCCAAACGCAGTGTCCAGAACTGTCGCCAGAATTATTTTGCATCCAAACTATGACCGGAACACCAACAACAACGACATTGCTCTGCTCAAACTCTCCTCACCGGTCACATTCACAACCTACATCAGACCTGTGTGTCTGGCAGCCAGTGACAGTGTGTTCAACAGCGGTACTAATAGCTGGGTCACTGGCTGGGGCAAACTCAAGGAGGGAG TGTCATTACCATTCCCTAAAACTCTTCAAGAAGTGAAGGTGCCAGTTCTAGGAAACAGACAGTGTAACTGTCTCAACGGAGTCGGTACAATCACAGACAACATGATCTGTGCTGGTGTTCTGGCAGGAGGCAAAGACTCATGTCAG GGTGACTCAGGAGGTCCAATGGTGAACCAGCAGGGCTCTGTCTGGGTCCAGTCTGGAATTGTCAGTTTTGGTTTTGGCTGTGCTCGGCCCAATCTGCCGGGAGTCTACACCAGAGTGTCCAGGTACCAGTCCTGGATCAACTCCCTCATCGGCTCTGATAAGCCAGGCTTTGTCCAGGTCACCTCCAGGGGGCTGGATGCTGACAGCAGCTACACCTGTCCTGGTCTgccagctgccccaacaacttcACCAATGACAGGACCAAGTACTGCTTTCCAAAGTGTAAACAGTCCTGCAA GGGGATCAGGACGGCTCTCTGCTGTGTAA